A segment of the Anguilla anguilla isolate fAngAng1 chromosome 6, fAngAng1.pri, whole genome shotgun sequence genome:
CTGCCAGTTGGCCTGCCCTCTGTGCCTCATCCCGGTCATTGGGCTCTGAGAGTGACTGGAACGTCCTCCTGAAAGCCCCATAGGCCTTACTTCTTCCACCAGAGAAGGAGGCTCAGAGGCGATGATAACCCTCAACAAATTAGATATTTCATTTTGCCATCTCTTTTGTTCTAACCTGCAGGTTCTGGATCAGGAAGGCATTGCTGATTTTGTGATGGAACTACGTAATGTCACCGGGATATCAAAAGATGAAGCAGTCATTTCAACTACAAATATTGTGGCCGTTGTGAACATACTGAACAATATTGTAAATGTTACAAATGGAACTTATGTCAGCAGTACTGTGATTGAGGTATGAAATATTGGCTATTTATTTTCCTAGGTGACAACATTTATACTCACTATAATACTGTAGCATTGCATCGCCTCATATTTAccttctttcagttttttttttcaagacaaCTAATTATCATGCATATGCAAGGTTGAAGCACAGTGACATTCTGAGTCTGACTgagttttcctttttcattttcagaattttctgaataCTGTGGATATTTTAGTTGCTAAAGAAACGGAAGGAACATGGGACATATTAAATGCAGACAACGTCAACAACATGACTAGCTCTGACTTACTGAATTCAGTAGAGGAAATCGTAAAGGTCATTGAAGACACTTTCATCAACATAACAACATCCACAATGCAGTTGGACAAAACAATATTCTTTGATGACTACAACATAtccttttcaaattcaaatgacaaattaagCATGTTGAAATCAATGCCTCGCTTCCAAACTGAAATTACTACTGTACACTTTCGCACCCTGGACATAGTTTTACCGCCACGGAACCTCACCAGTTCGGATAACACAATTAATGGAGCTGTCATATTAGCCTACACGAACAGCACAGTTGCTAACGTTACTCTGACATTCAAAATAAGAAACACAACACTGGGCAATCCACAGTGTGTCTTCTGGAACTTCACAGAAACAGCCTGGGACTCATCGGGGTGCGAGGTTAAAAATGTCGGGAACGAGAACATAACGTGCGTCTGTAACCACCTGACCTCCTTCTCCATATTGATGTCACCTTTCATCCCCGAAGCAATCAGACTCCTTTTGGATTTCATCACCTACATTGGAGTGGGCATATCAATGGGCAGCCTGGTCCTGTGCCTCATCATTGAAGCCATCGTTTGGACCGCCGTCACCAGAAACAACATATCGCACATGCGGCACGTCACCATCGTCAACATCGCTGTGTCCCTGCTGATCGCAAACATATGGTTTATGATTGGGGCGGGCATATCGGATATTGATGAGAAGACGCCAGTTGGACCCTGCAGTGCTGCAACTTTTTTCATCCACTTCTTTTACCTGGCCTTGTTCTTCTGGATGTTGATTTCAGGCATCCTGCTTTTTTACCACATGGTCATGGTCTTCTCTCACATGTCCAAGAGGGTGATGATGGCCATCAGCTTCACGGTAGGCTATGGCGCCCCCCTAATCATTGCTGTTGTCACGGTTGCAGTTACGGCACCACagaatggatacttccagcaaaAGGACGCTTGCTGGCTCAACTGGTTTCAGACAAAGGCCCTCCTTGCTTTTGTGATTCCTGCCCTGGCCATAGTGGCCATAAATTTTATCATCCTGGTTGTGGTCCTGTATAAATTGATACggaggggagtgggagagaaCCAGACAGACGAGAGAAACGCTTTGGTGGTCATCGCAAGGTGTGTCGCTGTCCTCACCCCTTTCTTTGGGCTCACGTGGGGATTCGGAATAGGAGTCATGGTCGCACCAGAAAGTGTTGGCCTCCACATTGTGTTCGCCGTTCTCAATTCATTACAGGTACTTGTAAATGTTTATGCGTTCCGGTTTTATGCAAGTGTTTTTACATTACACTTAGTTTATTTGGTGAGCTTGCATATAATAAAATGATCAAGGCAACATTTTGCTGAATATTTAAGGGAATTATCGCTTTTCAGTACATCTGTACTGGATATGTACTGATTGTGTCTTACACAATTATTTAGTCTGCAAACACAGATgttaaaaactaaaactaatgctttgtgtttttcttgtgaAGGGTTTCTTTGTTTTAGTGTTTGGAATACTGTTAGACAGCAGGGTAAGTTCCGGagttttaacattatttatatgTGAATTTATTGCTGGAAACAATTAgaagaaaacaatttaaaaaaaaacattttgtgcagAACATCTTGTGTTCAGAATATTTGTCATTTCCTGGAGTAATTGCCTGTTCTTTTCCTGCAGATACTAGCAGCATTAGCAGGGAGATTTTCATTTATACACCCAAGTTCCAACCGCACAAGGgtaagtgtctgtgtgaggaggggtgggtgtggctcagGTGTTAGCAGATTGTTTGTAGCTAGCAACTGCAATGATGCAACTGAAGAAGCACAAGTACAGCAAAGTGAAACAACAAGCCaacagggctcgttcaaaaaccaaccttggaattgctttccTTGATGGTTACagctatgaaaaaaaacagatataaaaataaaaaaaatggatataAAATCAAAAAATGGAGGTAAGTGGGCGGGGTTGATGAGGACGAgactacttttattttaaacacagggtcacagcaaggctaaaaatccCGCATAGTATGTTTTTAAtcctgaatatttattttatagagcACAAGTCTAAATCCCTCTTCGTCAAGTGGATTGGGTCCGTTTCAAAGACGACACAGAAGAGGTAAGTGGACTTGATTGAGAGCTACCTATAAAACACATAAGTGTgagattatttgaaatacattatGGTTGGTGTCTGTGGGTCTTATATGTTTGGACATACTCCTTCAATACTCGTTTCCAGTTAAATCAAGGAAATTTTAGACTTGCAGCACAATCATAAGAGTGTCATGTCATGTTACATGTCCCATGTCCCATGAGTGTCGTGTCATGTCATGTTACATGTCCCATGCAACTTCACAATTCACAGCAACAccaaaaattactttttttccccagaaacaTATCATGTCCCAGAGGCTGCATCCTCAACCCAATCAACTCCTGCTTCACAATCTTTCCTCAATACTTAGTGCTGTTCAGCATGGCTGTCTATGttgttatataattatataccTATCAAGATCATGGACATACTAATGGCCAAATGTCAATGCATATTATTAGTTTACAAAGCACCGTTCTTTGTCAagatttttattcttcttcacATTCTTCTCATTTTGTAAATACTATTTTGTCTTAACGGTTTTGCACTAGCCATACCAAATGCATCATGATTTTTGTACTAACCATACAAAATACATAACCATTGAATAGCACTATATTGTATGTGTTTTAATGccttttttgtatgttgaaaatgtgtttttcttcaaatataTTATACAGTGTCATGAAAATGGttgtccccttcctgattttctttattattgcatatttgtcacactgtaCATTTGTCAAGGTTTCAGATCTTTGGACAGAATGTAATATTCGACAAagggaacacaaaacacatttctaaaataatttcatgaatttaatgaaaaaaccAAAATCATATCAATTGTTATGACTCCTTGTGAGGAGGAAAAAGGCATTGCTAAAAGTGACCAACGCGGCGTGTTAAAAACCCTCAGTGTTCCTTCTCCGGATGACCGCGATGATAGCCACCGTCAAAGCGACCGTGCCGGCggctccaccaatcagcacccCGAGGACATTCCCTTCGATCCGCTGGCTCTCGCACATTTCGCCCGTGTAGAATGTGGCCCGGCTCGTTGCACATCTGCAGCGAACGAGAAAATGCATTGTCCACAGCATGCGTGCAGTAATCAGTGCCCAGAGCTGCAGTCGTTCTCCTGAGCACACAACGGGACTGCACATcctttttttattagattttttttttttttttagcactgaccgaatgaaaatgtattcatgtttgTGGCATCCCAACCCGAATTAGCAAATTTTTTCAtaacaatttgtttttcaactCCTAAGCTATCAAGCAGCTAATATCTCTATTTACCAGCTAACATCACTCATAATAATTCCCAATAGATAACACCGGTGACCCGTAATTTGGGTTGTGACCCATAGTTTGTACCCCTGCTACTGTAGAATGTCCTGCAGTATTAGTGACTTTGACTGTAAACGGGGCCCTGCCAAATCAAAAACCAATCATCACTAAATATTGGCTGCAGTATTGGCctaaatgtatgtaaaacacTGGCACGTCACTTTCAGTTAAATGCTGAGCAGAGAGAAGTATGATGTGAGAGACGATGGCACTCATGCACTGTTAATTTACCGagaggtatttatttatttattcatttatttatttacagtattttttttgtgtgtgtgtgcttatcaCATCATATTACAAATGATTTTGTCTGGTGTGGGCTGGACTTGGGTTGAGACGGGCGGAGTTTGCTTCACCTGCATGTTGCCTGTCCGTGTCGCTCTACACACGCTCCCCCGTTGAGACAGGGGTTGGGTCGGCATGGATCGGCGAGGACGGATCGTGCCTCTCGCTGTTTCGGGACCTCAGCGGGGCCCACAGGATTCTGATGGGACGTTTCCACCCGGTCCCGCAGAGGACCGGCTGGTTTTGGCTTGACGGGAACCTCTGACTTCACCAGATGGGTCAGATCTGAAAGTGTTCACGGTCACACcaatgtgcacatttgtgtatttCCATTAAAAGACTGGGAGCTagttttgaatatatttaccTTCAAAGTCAACGGTTATAATGAGGTCATCGTTCTTCAGGAAGCTTCTCCTCATGAGCTGCTGGTGTGATATAAAAGTGCTCCAGCCAAATTCAGGGCCTCTGTAGCACTGGCAGGACTCGTCCCACACTCCTCCGGAGCTTGGTTTGTTCCACATGGGGTCCAATTCTGGGAAACACCGGAAGCGCATACTGACACTTCGGAATTCACCCATTTGAAAAAGAGTCACAGTGTCACCGTGATTAATGCAAGCCTGTCCTTGCTCATCCCCTAAGAcgctgtttcagtgtgtgaaagaggagagagctgGCCCGACCCAATAAGCAACATACTTattctaaaatacatttcatttataatgTTAGGTTTGCccgagcgggggcgggggggggggggagttgggggggggggcaaccaaATGAAATCCTGCTTAGGGCCCCTCAAAGAGGAACTGGTACCTTGCCAGGGTTACCTGTATAAAGCAGTCCCGCGGGGTGCTGCATaactggccaaaaaaaaacaaaaacaaaaaaacgggaCAATCCAAAccagaagagaaagaaaacaagtgGCTTTAAATAATCCGGACGAAGGTGGCGGTTTACCCGTGGTGAAGCTCCTGCTGGCCGACATTCGAAGCCGCGCGTCCGGATCCTGGTCCATGGCGATTACGGTGGCCTGGCGGTTTGCCGCTGGCCACTCCAGCACCCCGTCGTTCTCCCCGCTGGACAGGTGGAGGTACGCGCTCACGTAGcccgccgcggcggcggctTTGCCGTTGGGGTACACTCGGACGCCGTAGCCGTAGCCCTCGGGGCTGTAGAAGAGCGGACTGGCGATGGCTTGGCCGCTGGGCGTGGTCTGGAGCAGGCGGGTGAAGTTGCGGATCTGCCAGACGTTGCCGGGGCAACGAGCCTCAGACAGGGTTATGTCGTCGATGAAAATGCCGCCACTTGCGCCCGGCCCCACGACGCCCTGGAAGACGTAGCGGAACTTGTCCTTGCTCTGGAGCGTCACGTGAGCGATCTTCCAGGACTCATCTCCATCGCCTGAAAAAGAACAGAGGCAAAAACAAGAACTGAAGATGTTTTGTTACTCCACAGATCTGTTCCAATAgggtaattacattttaattaaatatgatcTACCAAAAAAACTTCTGTATGAATCTTACACCATATTACACTTCAATAAAAATGACTAGGCCTTCTTAAGAGACATTCTAGACAACACCAATACGAAATGTATTACGTAAAATGTAGGCTGTTTCCACTGGATTCCcacaaaatctgaaaaccaCACACATAGTCAAACAAATTCTCAAACACCTTCTGAAAACATTGAACGATTAACAGTCAAGTTACCTCACATGCATAGGCAGAAACAGTACACTTATCATTACGTAGTGGTTTAAGTAATACTGGTAAACGTGTACATGGAGCACCTTTGATGGTGTGCACTTTCTTGAGTTTACGGACGTTCCCTGTGCCATCGTCCGCTTTGGTCCAGATGACGAGCACGTCGCTGGTGTTCCTTGTGGTCTTGTAGAAAAACTGAAGGCACTGCTGGGTCCTCTTGGGGTACAGAATACGAGACTCCAGGACGGCACTCTTACCCACTTCCAATCCGGAGGTTTTGAACTGCATGTAATATCCAGCATCTGCAAGAGAGTGTGTGCTATGAGTTAAGACCATGGTCATTTTCCAAACTCACACTCCCACCTTATTAAATTACAGTTATTGAGTGAGTCTAAGCAAAAATATGACAGATGCTGCAAACtccattcttgtttttttgccacAGTGGTGGGGGTTGAGGTGGATTTcctcctcatcactgtaaagcatttAAGAGTGAGAAAAACGACATAAATACAGTGAACTATTATTGTCATCGTtggtaatagtagtagcagcagcagcagtagcagtaaaaGTATTTTACCTCTGCAGCGCCCAGCCAGGGTTTGATCCTCTGACCCAGAGGTGCTCAGAGTCTGGACCCAATCGGCATCGTCCTCCTCGCTCTGGGTCATGCCACATATATTGATCTGCTCGAAGGAGCACTGGTCCAAGAGGGTTACCGTGGCAGCTGAAACAGGAACCAGCGATGACAGGAAATGAGGAACGCTGACCCTGaaacctgtgcccccccccccaaaaaaaaatattttctgcccAGAGGAAAAGCTCTCCGTGAGACTGCTGCACTTACCGCACTTGTACATGCGGTTCAGCCTGACCAGGTCAACCGCACTGAAGTCCAGACGCTGGCCGATGATCTCGTTGAAGAACGGGATGGCCGTGGTGATGGTGGGCACGGATTCGTTCTTGTTGAAGGAGAGGGGCCTGTAGTGCATTATTGATTCGTAGTCGTAGGGCGTGTTCAGGTCGGTGATGAAGTCGTCCTCATACTTGTTGAAGTTGTGCTCCTTTCCTGTGAAAATATAAAGATTTGAATCCTTTGAATAACACAAATATGTCTGGGCTGTTTACTTACTAATGGTATAAAGCCTTATATCAGAGTAACCTAATGTGAGTGGTATATCTTTTAGGAAGATacaaagcaaatgcaaaaaGGCACACAGACAAAAAGCAACCAATTTAGGAATTTAAATCTCTAGAGAACAGAATTGCAATCAAACTAGAATAGCTACTTTAAATCTAATATAAGGATCAGGTATTTTAAATTCCTAAGGTTTGAATCTGAACTACCATTCAGTTTGGTTGAGATTGCCACAGTgttttttcaatcattttcagaaaatttaGCGTGGAACATACCAGGAATGATTTGATCCCACCAGATCTTGACATAGTCATCCCGATCCGATCTGGATTGCTCGTGGTAAAATCCCAGCGCGTGCAGAAGCTCATGTTCAACGATGGCCTTGCTGTCACACCTCTCACCAATGGAAACATTCTGGCCCTCGTGCAGATCTCCCACAAACGACCAGCATCTGTCAGTGTGATTGTTACAACAACGCTGTCTTccaaatacaatataatacaatTCATTGCTCGTTCACACCTGCAACTGAACAAAGTGTTTATCAGTGGAGCAGATTCTCTCAGAAAATTACATCTGGTAGAATGGGAGCTATCTCCAACCACCTCAAAATTTGTGCAAACTGGTGCTGAACTCTTCCCCCAAAAACCCCACTTTCAAatttatgaagaatatttttCGATTCTAACTAGATATAAAAAGGCGGTTTCACGACATCTGTATTTTGATAATGATATTTCTGGAATCCTGCTGAGTATGATGATTGGAGAAATTGATCTGTTAAGGTTTttagcttcttctttttttaaggaagaCTCTGTGAATGGAAAATACAATACACCCAAGCTTAAATAAGAATACTGAAGATCTCACAAATTCCGTCCATAGCTCGGCCATAGTCAAATCTGTTTATTCCTTAAGATATCGTATTTATATTAACCCACAACAGGGGTCGTAAAAACCAAAGTCGAACAAGCAGACAAGTTGTTTCGGCTAAGCTCACCCGCTCAGTTTCGTGAAGGACAGGTACGTTTCCTCTCCTTCATAGGGTTTGAAGTCCACACACGATTTCAGACGGTACATTTCAAATGCTTGGAGAATCACGCCTTTTGCGTTCAGAtctttaaaatagaaaattaaatggtttcagtggaatttaaaatattaagtgCTTTTATGCCATCAAAACCTAAAAGCGGGCAAACACACTCAGTTGTTAGCTTTTCAACCGTGTGTAAAGCTTTTATTACTTACCCAATGAATCAGTTAAAATGTAAGGTATGGGAAACTTCCATCTTGCAGTCTCATCCAATATTGCGTTTCTttttggcttaaaaaaaaacaaacaaaatgcagtgaATAAATGCAATAGCCTTTGTTTAGTCATACAGGTTTACTGTAGATAAGTTCGCTTACATCTCCTGCAATATCCCCCTCAAACAGTTCTCTCTCGGATTCTGAAACACAGCAATATTACTGCGGTTATGGGAACAGCAATATATCAGTTTTAACTGTAAGATATTTTTTAGGGATACACTATAATGTTCAGTTgacaaatcaaatatttttgaagagaaTATTACCTAGATTTATTTCAGGAATATCATCCCTTAACTCCCCTCTGTCAGCTTCATCATCTATTcgccaaaagaaaacaaaaatatacaatttcaCATGTTTACGAGTAAAACATCACCTCAgttattaaattttatattataaaatg
Coding sequences within it:
- the mep1a.2 gene encoding meprin A subunit alpha, translated to MVFNPSFRIIVLTIFVIFKVQAIPALPDDEADRGELRDDIPEINLESERELFEGDIAGDPKRNAILDETARWKFPIPYILTDSLDLNAKGVILQAFEMYRLKSCVDFKPYEGEETYLSFTKLSGCWSFVGDLHEGQNVSIGERCDSKAIVEHELLHALGFYHEQSRSDRDDYVKIWWDQIIPGKEHNFNKYEDDFITDLNTPYDYESIMHYRPLSFNKNESVPTITTAIPFFNEIIGQRLDFSAVDLVRLNRMYKCAATVTLLDQCSFEQINICGMTQSEEDDADWVQTLSTSGSEDQTLAGRCRDAGYYMQFKTSGLEVGKSAVLESRILYPKRTQQCLQFFYKTTRNTSDVLVIWTKADDGTGNVRKLKKVHTIKGDGDESWKIAHVTLQSKDKFRYVFQGVVGPGASGGIFIDDITLSEARCPGNVWQIRNFTRLLQTTPSGQAIASPLFYSPEGYGYGVRVYPNGKAAAAAGYVSAYLHLSSGENDGVLEWPAANRQATVIAMDQDPDARLRMSASRSFTTELDPMWNKPSSGGVWDESCQCYRGPEFGWSTFISHQQLMRRSFLKNDDLIITVDFEDLTHLVKSEVPVKPKPAGPLRDRVETSHQNPVGPAEVPKQREARSVLADPCRPNPCLNGGACVERHGQATCRCATSRATFYTGEMCESQRIEGNVLGVLIGGAAGTVALTVAIIAVIRRRNTEGF